Part of the Spirochaetota bacterium genome is shown below.
AAGTCGGAGGGCAACGTCATCCCGCCGGAGGACCTCATCAAGAAGTTCGGCGCGGACATCATCCGGCTGTGGGTCTCGTCCGAGGACTACCGCAGCGACGTGCGCATGGGCATGGACATGATGAACCAGAACGCGGATTCCTACAGGAAGATCCGCAACTCCCTGAAGTTCATCATAGGCAACCTTTCGGATTTCACCGAAAAGGACGCGCTTCCCTACGACGAGCTCCTGGACATCGACAAGTGGATCCTGGGCAACCTGTACGAGCTTTCGAAGCAGGTCGTGGAACATTACGAGAAGTTCGAGTTCCACCTCGTGTATCGGAAAATACTCAATTTCTGCGCAGTCGAGCTTTCGTCCCTTTATTTCGACATATCCAAGGACATCCTCTACGTCGAGCTCAGGGATTCGAAGAAGCGCAGGTCCAATCAGACCGCGCTCCACGAGATACTCGAAACGCTCGTCCGCCTGGTGGCCCCCGTCCTCGCCTTCACCGCCGAGGAGGTCTGGTCTTTCCTGGGCCGTACCGGCAGCGTGCATGAGCAGGCGTACTGGAAAATCGACGGGCGCTACGATAACGAATCCGTGCGGGCGCGGATGCAGGATCTCATCGACACGAAAAAGGATTTGTTGAAGTCCCTGGAGACGTCGAGAAAGGAAAAAATTATCGGCAACTCCCTCGAGGCCCAGATCGACCTGTACGTGAAGAGCGAGAAGACGCGGGCAATGCTCCGGGAAATGGGCGAGGAGGCGATGCGCTTCTTCCAGGTCTCGGGGCTCGCGCTGCACGACTCCGTCCAGCCCGGGATGACCGATTACGAAAACGCGTCGGTCGGGGTGAGCAAGGCGAAGGGCGGCAAGTGCGTGCGGTGCTGGAACTATTCGGACGGCCTGGGAAGCGACCCCGCCCATCCCGAAATATGCCCGCGCTGCACGGCGATCGTAAAGAAACTCGGCTAGGGCCCGCGCGGCGGGCGGCCATTAATGAATTTTTACCGGCACCAGGAGCGGCACACATGAAAAAGCATCTTATAGCGGGGGCGATACTCAGCGCCTCACTCGTACTCGATATCGTAACCAAGTACCTCGTGGTATCCAGCATGTTCGAACACCAGCGGATAAACGTACTGGGAAGTTTCGTTCAGCTGATCCTCCTGTACAACAAGGGCGGGCTTTTCGGTATCATGCAGGGATACCAGAGCTTTTTCCTTTCGGTCTCCGTGCTGGTGCTGGCCCTCATGGTCGCGTACTACGTCCTGGAAAAGAAAAAGAACCTGGTATTCTGCTCCGCGATGGCGCTCATAATCTCGGGCGCCCTGGGCAATATCATCGACAGGGTGTCGGGAAGGCCCGGTGTGGTGGATTTCATCTACATCGGGAGTGACAACGTGTACCGCTGGCCCGCGTTCAACGTGGCCGACGCGGCGATAGTCGTGGGGGCGGTGATGCTCTTGGTTTTTTATTACCTCGAGGAAAGAAGAATGAAGCGGGAGGGGACCGCGGATCAGTAGGAGTCCGTGACCTCAAGGGCGTTCTCGGCGATGGCCTTTCCTTCCTTGCCGCGTACCTCGACGCGGTATCTGCCCTCGTTATAAAATGACAGGTTCAGGTTCGCGCTTTTCTTGTCCTGTGCGACGTTGAGTGTCACCGTTTCAACCAGCTCGTCCTTGTTCTTCTTCTGCTCGTATACCTTCACATCGAGCTTCTCGACTTCGAAATTATCCTTTATCTCGATCACGGCGGTGACATCCCCGGTCGTAAACACAGTTCCGCATTTCACGCCCTTGCCCTCCTGCGAAACGCCCTCGCAGAAAGAGAGCGCCTTATTCGACTTGCAGCCGCCCAGCGCGAAAATCGTAACCAGTGCGGCTATTGGAATGAAATGGCGTTTTTTCATGGTGTTTTCCCCAGTAATATCAGTGCGCCCCGGGAGCGCTCCGGACTACAGCAGCGACCCCTGCATGTCTTCGTCGTCCTCGATTTCCCCGGTATCTTCCTTGACCTTCACGTTCTTCGCGTCAACCCGTCCATCGGCCCCCTTTTGGAGAATCTCGATCTTTCTCTCCGCGTCCTCGAGCCGTTCATGGCAGAACTTCGCCAGTCGAATACCCTTTTCGAACTCCGCGATGGATTCCTCGAGTCCAAGGCTCCCGTCCTCGAGCACGCGCGCGATCTTTTCGAGCTCCGCGAGCGCCGCCTCGAAGGTAAGCTTTGCCTTAGCTGCCTGCTTTTTTTCCAAATGTCACCTCATCCCTCGTTGAATTAACCGTGCAATCCGCCACGCCGTCATGGAGATGGAGCGATATCCTGGAATCCCTGTGCAGCTGCCCGACGGCCCTCACCACCGCGCCCTGCTCGTTCCGGGCGATCGCGTACCCGCGCGCGAGCACGCCCAGCGGCGACAGCTTCTGGATCATGGCAAGCGCGATGCCGAACCGGTGCGCCTTGTCCTTCACCGCGCCCGCCGCCGCCCGTGCGATGTCGGGCAGTACCAATAGCCGCGCGCGCGCCGCGCCTATGGAATCCTTCATGGAGCCCAGCATCCGCATTTCCACGTCCGAAAGCAGCAGCTCGCGCGCGTCCACGATCTCGCGCGGGTTCCGGAAAATCCGCAGGGTGGAAACCCCCTGCACCCTGTTCAGCCGCTCGCGTAACTGCGACCGGAGCAGGCTTTCGCATTTCCCCAGTAAATAATCTATTTCATCGACGAGCTCCGATTTCACCTGGACCGCGATCTCCGCTGCCGCGGAGGGGGTAGGCGCCGCATAGTCCGCGGCGTCATCGGAAAGCGGGTGATCGACCTGGTGACCCACCGCGGAAACGATGGGTAGGCGC
Proteins encoded:
- the xseB gene encoding exodeoxyribonuclease VII small subunit — protein: MEKKQAAKAKLTFEAALAELEKIARVLEDGSLGLEESIAEFEKGIRLAKFCHERLEDAERKIEILQKGADGRVDAKNVKVKEDTGEIEDDEDMQGSLL
- the lspA gene encoding signal peptidase II, translating into MPALHGDRKETRLGPARRAAINEFLPAPGAAHMKKHLIAGAILSASLVLDIVTKYLVVSSMFEHQRINVLGSFVQLILLYNKGGLFGIMQGYQSFFLSVSVLVLALMVAYYVLEKKKNLVFCSAMALIISGALGNIIDRVSGRPGVVDFIYIGSDNVYRWPAFNVADAAIVVGAVMLLVFYYLEERRMKREGTADQ